tttgccgagatttgaacccttgCCCTATGGTAGCAACTCTGCTCCGCACTAGCCAACTCAACCTTGCCCCGGGGGCCTTGTGTATTTGATTTTATAATTGCTTGTCTAATCATGAAATGCAGTTTGACTATTCTTTAGCAGGCCTCGTGTAAGGAGGGAGTAGAAAGAGAAAATATACCACTGAACATGAGCTATGGTTCATACTCCCATGCTCCATTTTACACTATGATATGTTTGAAATGTTAGTATCACTAGGTTAAGAGGGAAAAAAAGCTACAAAAATTGATATAGGAAATACGAAGCAATATGACTATAGTAAAAGTTTTGATGTGTATATATTTTTCTTCTGATTTCGCAACATACGCAGTGTCACAACCCACATAGATGAGAGGATTCACTtattaacttgttagatcatagcAGAAAAGTAGTAGTTGAACTAGATCATTTCATTATGGAAACCAAATCATCTGTCAGTGCATACTGACTAATAGAATACTGAAGAGATAAGTAGTAGGAAAATGAAACTAAAGGCAAACAAAGAAGCCTTTTAAGATCCAAACAAGTAAATCTCCACGAACTCCAGCCACAAAGTATGCCTTAAAGATGCGCCTATTGACTCAATCTGACAACCCTACCATTCGCCTCAGGCTGATCTAGATGGCAAGGTAAAAAGGGATGGCAAATGGGAAATAGATGGTAGGAATGTAGCAGCATGGTATGCATAATAAATAGGAAAGTAAATAAAAGATAGGTAGGTAAATAACAAGATGTCATATAGCAACTTAATGTGAATGTAACTTGCAAAGGTAGCCTAAACTTGAAATTATGAGGTTCTATGCTAATACTGATAGGTCATAATGTGCACACGACATGCTACAGTACTTTGGTTATCGCATATAGCTATGTGCCTTTAAGAAGCAAAGAACCTATGGGTTTCCCTCTAGCAATTTGACACAGCATAGTAGTACTTTGTGTCTGCTTAAGCTTGGATATGGCTGCCAATGCATAATAGTCCGCAAACTCATTGTTGATTGATCAAGTGCCATGTTGATAAAAGAATGTTGATGACTGTGCCAATTATCTAGCAAGAGGTCCAAAGGAATTAAATAGTCATAATCTCTATGCTTGAAGCACAACCCATATTCATTAATATGTCTCAGCTACTGTGCAACAATATTGGAATGTTTAAACAAGTAGCAAAAACTCAGCATAGATATAATAAACATGTTAGGCATCGTGGATTGACATGCATTGTTTGCTATCTGTACACAAGTATAGGCATGATGTAAAGCAAGTATCATTATTTATAAGCATCATATTATAATCATATCATAAGTCTATTTTGAGCCAACAAATAGAGAAGCAAGTCAAGCAGTCAAAAAGAAGATGAAATATGGTTCTTCCTCCAGCAACTTATGGTTTCACTGTGATCCTCTAAGTACTTCAAGCTACATAATCACATCCACTCCAATTCAAGCTTGCATCACAAATGCATTCACAAGCTTACCCAATATGGCAACAACAAAATGCCAATCACACAAATCCTCTTTCAAGAAACAAGAATTTCTTAATTGAAAGACGTGATGCAGAAATTAGTCTTAGCATTGTGGTTACGATTAGAGTAAAGGTAACTACAAGACTTTGCTGCCCTTTGTACAGTAGCACTGCAGGGTGAAAACACTTACattacacccataaaactcaatgGCTTTCCCTCATGAGCCCTCACCAAACAATGAAGTCAAACTAAATGGGCAACTAGGTAAATAAGATCCTTGCATATCTCATTCTCGGTAGTGCCCCACTGTTGTCTGAGGAATGCCCTGCTTTAGAGAAACAAAGATCCTACTGACACCCTATAATGTGCTATACTTTGGGAGAATGAGTCACCAATAAAGCCGTAATACCACAGTAATCAATTTGAGACAGGATAATTGATCCTTGCATCATTCAATTGGCAATAAACAATGCACAGCTTCATGTATTGTTCTCTTTTCTTTGACGAAAAGACCTTGAGCATCCATCCCATGGAGAATGGAGATAATGAACTCTGATGTAGACATTGAATGGATGTGGCAATTGATCCTTAAATCGAACTGCTTCAACAATATTATTGGCGTTGCTTCACGATAGGGTTTTTTTTTCATGATACTTGAGTCAGGAGTCTGCAGGAGACCATGTAACATTCAGACACCAGAAATATTTGTCTAGTTTTCCTAGTTGGTTTCGTGGCTTCAGCTATTTGTTTGCACAAGCATATTTGTGCTTTGCCCCTTAGTGGCGGTGCAGATGTATTCAGTGCAATAAGCCAAAGGAACTACAGAAAGTTTTGGTTCATTACAATCTTCTTGATACTTTACATCGATAGCTGTTACTTTCTTGTTGCATTGCTATTTAGAGGCTTTTGCTTTCCATTATTCTTAATTATCTGTTTTTGGAATGCATGTGAACCCTGGAATTATGGATGTTTAAGTCATCCTAAACTTTCTTTGATTATTCTTTGTCACCAATCATTATTTTAAATTAGTTGTATGTGGTTTTCTTTCAGATTTTGTGCTTGAAGGGAGCAAAGGCACACCATTTGAAGGTAAGTATCCTTTGTAAATATTGTCATATGTTGATTGTATAAAATAGCTATTTCTAGCTCCTTTACCTGGGTATTACTAGATTCGTTTCCTAGTATAGTTTCTTCATTCAACTAGGTATTTAATTGTCTTGGTTCTAAAATTGTCTGCTAATTCTTATTTGCATTCAAGTATTTGTTTATGCATCTAAGCtaaatctctttcttttttcATGGAGGTGGATATTACTATGGGAAACTGAAATTTCAACCTGATTATCCATTCAAGCCTCCTAGTATTAGGTATGCCGTATACAAATGTTTCAACTAGTCAACAAGTAGATAACCACGGTATGTTTATTTCCATTAAGTAAAGTTATACCAATTTCATTTTATACAGCCTGATAACACCCAATGGACGATTTTCTACTAACACGAAGATCTGTTTGTCAATGAGTGACTGTAAGTTCTCAAATGAGTGGATAGTTCATTAGTTTGCTGTGGTGATTAGATGAACATGATACatcgttgttttttttttcagtccATCCAGAGTCCTGGAATCCTATGTGGTCTGTATCAAGGTAAGATATGACCCATAGGTCGAAAAATTCCATGTTATTTATAGATTCTTAAACAAATTCTTATTTTTAATCACAAATTTCTGCTAGTTACACACCTTTTTCTGCTTTCTAATATGTTACCTATGATTGCAGCATACTGACCGGACTTCTTTCCTTCATGGTGAGTTGTTTGTATTGATTTACGCTCTAATTTTCTTtccaatttgaaaaaaaattattgtccTGAGAGcaacaaaaaaaagaagaaaagaattcCACATTCCTTGCATAATGAGCTCGGATTGTAAATATGGATCTAAATTTCACAACAACCACTTTAAAAAGGGAATATGCTGATCAATATTTTCATGAAGATTCATAATTATGAAGTCCCTTTGTTAGGTTAAAAATCGATCAACTTTTACAATTACTTGGAAGTATTTGGCTGGTTCCCGATATATGCTAATTTTTCATGCATCATGCAAAGAAAAAAGCATTACTATACTGAAGATGTTCATCATCTGAAACTTCACTGATAGGTTTGCATCTTAAACATTTTTCATTTGTGTTTCTATATCAACTTTGTCGACGCAGATGGATGATCACCAAACCACTGGTAGCATCAAGACATCTGATTCTGAAAAGAGACAATTGGCGAAAGCTTCGCTTGCATACAATTGCGAGAGGTAAATGTTTTAAAATTCTCACAGTTTATCATATTACAATGCCTCTTATCATCTTTCATTTTGCACAGTAAGAAATGCACGAGTTTTAGGAAGCTATTTCCAGAGTATGTCGAGAAGTACCAGCAACAGCATGCTCTTACACAATCGATCTCGGAACCTCAGACAAAGGATGAAGGGAGTCCTCCTTTGACGGCCACCACAGTAGCACCTACAAAACTAGAAGACCAAGACAAGGAGGTTGCAGACCGAGAAGCGAGAAGAAGGCAATCAAAGCCAGTTCCATTTTGGCTACTACTCCTGTTGCTCTCCATCTTTGGCGCTGTGATGGCCTTGCCATTTCTCCAAATGTGATATTTGCGTTACAACCGACAAAGTCTGGCACTCGCAGAACCTTCCAACCTCGAGCTATGCACAATCTTTTGATCGTTCTCTCTACTTCATAAGAAAAAGTTAACAGGATGTGCATATCATTAAAATTTTGCACAGGCAGGCGTGCATCATCATCTGCAAGGATTTTTAGTTGGGTATTTGTGCTTATTCTCAACTGTTTTGATATCCAGCATGCACTCACCACACTATGATATCTGCCTAAATAGATTCGATGATCTTGTTGACTTTTTTGGTATGACTACATTAGTAATTATGTTTTGAGATCTAGTCAAATGCTGGTGATCCTTTATCATGTTAGCCTAGATCCTTGTTAGTTGATTGCCATGGTCCATCCGTGTTTttcttttatatacttttatgaaGTCAGGGATTTTTGCAAAGATAAATTCCAGGAATATTTTTAAACACAAGTAAGAATTTCACAAGaaattaaaagatca
This window of the Zingiber officinale cultivar Zhangliang chromosome 3B, Zo_v1.1, whole genome shotgun sequence genome carries:
- the LOC122056301 gene encoding ubiquitin-conjugating enzyme E2 34-like; translated protein: MTDKACVRRLQKEFQALCREPPPQIVARPSPSDILDWHFVLEGSKGTPFEGGYYYGKLKFQPDYPFKPPSISLITPNGRFSTNTKICLSMSDFHPESWNPMWSVSSILTGLLSFMMDDHQTTGSIKTSDSEKRQLAKASLAYNCESKKCTSFRKLFPEYVEKYQQQHALTQSISEPQTKDEGSPPLTATTVAPTKLEDQDKEVADREARRRQSKPVPFWLLLLLLSIFGAVMALPFLQM